The following is a genomic window from Mycoplasma bradburyae.
CACGTCATTCGATATCGTGATCACCAACACCTGCTTTAAAGTTAATTTCTTTAACTTTAACGACTGTTTGTTTTTTCTTGTTATCACGTTTCTTTCTTTTTTGTTCATAAACGTGCTTACCATAATCCATTAACTTGGCAATTACAGTGTCAGAATTATTTGAGATCACAACAACATCTAAACCTTTACTATCACCCATAGCTAGTGCTTGATCTTTAGATACAACACCTAAGTTAGTTCCGTTTTCATCAATTAATGTGAAACTATTAAACTTAATATTTTTGTTAATAGGTGGTAAGTTTGGTTTTGGTCTTTTACTTCGTTGATTGTTATTTTGACTCATATATTCCTTTATAAATAAAAAATGTCACACTACAAACGCAGCGTGACCATTTATATATGTATGTAAATATATACAGACCTAAAAAATGAATCTGATATCAACCATGATCTACATTTAAGAGATTTAGGTGAGCGTTACACTGCTTTGCTTGATATGTCTTTGATGATTCGATTTTGTTATACAATCTTTAATTCAAATAATAAATATATTTGAAGATCATCTCTGTAATTATAACAAATTAAAGCTTTTTTAGCTTAATCAAATTTATTTTTTTATTTGATTGATACACACTTAGTAACAATCAAGCCCCTAACGGGATTAAGAATAGGCTGACTGTTCAAGCGTATTGGCATATAGAATAAATTCCAATGCTAATAAAACTAAACAATATAAAGACTATTCCCAAGATAACCTTAATAATCGATAGTTTGTTCATATAATAAAAATTTAAATAACTTAATTATTATATCAAAGGGATATTTTTATATTTTGTTCTTTTCTATTAATACATTAAATTGTGGTTATTAAGAATAATTGCTAAATTAAAGTAATTATCAATTTAACTTAATAAGATAAAAAATATCAAGCAAATGCTTGATATTTTTTGTTAGTTGAACTTAAGATTTTTCTGAAAGAAAAGGTGTTTTAACAAATGGAAGAGATTTTAATAAAATTTTTTGATCCATTAACTTAGTTCTAAGTTTTTTTCTGGTATCTTTATCATTTTTTAAAAGCTCTTCTCATTTATCCTTTGGTCATTGAATTAGATTAGCAAATTCTTCAACACGTTTTAAATAATAATGTCTTGCGATAATACTAGCAGCAGCCACACTGACATAGTCGCTTTCAGCCTTAGATTTCATAATTTCAATCGGAATTTTTTCCTTGACATTAATTTCATCTAAGATTTCATTATATTTATTAGGTTCACAGAATTTATCTAAAACGACTGGACAATTGATATCATACTTATTCTTAAACATTAACAATGTTTCATTA
Proteins encoded in this region:
- the infC gene encoding translation initiation factor IF-3, yielding MSQNNNQRSKRPKPNLPPINKNIKFNSFTLIDENGTNLGVVSKDQALAMGDSKGLDVVVISNNSDTVIAKLMDYGKHVYEQKRKKRDNKKKQTVVKVKEINFKAGVGDHDIEWRAKKSLEWLDDGFHVKFTIRAFSRMITREELIKEVHDKFYAIIKDHAEIQKPYTKVSRNMYEAVFIPAKNNKKKSESNPETTTE